In Stanieria sp. NIES-3757, the DNA window AAGTTTAATTTATCTACAGTGATTTGATTTTTAACTAAATAATCAGTAACTCCTTGTTTGAGAAACTGTACTGCTATTCGTTCGTCTCCTTGTCCAGTCAAAACAATTACGGGGGGACGAAGATTGTTGGTTTGTTGTTGCCATCGAAATAACCATTCCAACCCATCCATATCAGGCAAAAGATAATCGAGCAAAATCAAATCGGGTTGACACTGCTGATAGAGTTCTAATCCTTTTACTCCTGACTCAGCTTCATAAAAGCAATAGTTCCAAATTGAATTGGTTTGTAAGTAACGACGGTATAATAGTCGGTCTTCTTGGCAATCTTCGATCACTAAAACTGTTCGATGAAGTTTAGCTTGAGATGAAAGTGATGAAGTTTTTTTGAGACGATGCTGCTGAAGTTCCGACTGTTTTTGTTTGCTAATAACTGTAAAAGTTACAATTACTCCGTAGGGTTTAGTTTGATTTTCTGTAAATAAAGGCTGAGAGTTTAATAATAACCAGATTAATTTTCCATTGGGTTTATAAAAACCCATCACTACGTCGGTGCAAGGTTGACCTGTTTTCAAAGTAACGATCGCAGGATGAGTTTCGGGTGAAAAAGCAGCACCATCTTCATGAATTGTCTGCCAAGGTGGTTCAAATGAAGAACTACCGACCAATTGTTTAGCTGTGTAACCCAAAATTTTCTCAGCATCAGCATTACAAGCTTGAATACTCCCATCAGCACCATGAAGAACTATTCCTTTTTCTGCTGCTAGATTTAACTTCTGTGATAGTTGAGTATTCATCTGGGCAGTTTTGTTAAAAAATTGTTAGGCAAAGCAAAGATAGTCAAGCTCAAGTATAAGCAATTGATTTGGATCAAGTCTATTTTAATCGAGCAAAAATTATTAATTACTTTAATCTAAAATCTAAAATTTACTTGAGAAAAAATGGTGTCGTCTCATGATAGGTAAGAAAAATAAATTAATGGGAATGATTATAAGTTCTTAAGAGCTAACAGCTACCAACCATATTACTTGCGGTTTCATACTTGCTTATCAGCAACGGCGAAAAAATTATTTTTATGCGGTTTTTTGGCAATTGTTCTGATTCTGTTGCACTACTTTAGCGATCAATGCAGCTAAATGATCGAGTAGAAAAGGCTTAGAAAGGTAAGCATCAAACCCTGCTGATAAGATTTTCTCGCGGTCTTTGGTTTTTGCAGCAGCAGTTATTGCGATCGCGGCTAAATGTCTATTTGAGCTTCTTTCTATATTTTTTAACTGATTAATCAACCAAAAACCATTTTCTTCGGGCATAAAAATGTCACTAAGAATAATTTCAGGTTGAAAAAATTGTACTTCTTCGAGTGCTACTTTAGCACTAGCAACTGATTTAACTTTTGCTCCAATTTGCTCTAGATAAAACAACAACAAGTCCCTCGAATCTTTGTCATCATCAACTATCAATACTCGTAATTTACTAATCTGGTCTTCCGCTTGCTTACTTCTTGTTGTCATCATTGCGATTGCTCCAATCTTTGTTTACCTTAGCACCACCAGTTAAAATTTTTGTTAACAATACTACCCTCTATCCCAATCGTAAAAATGTTCTTTAATTTATTATTCATGCTGACATAAATCTTTGTTGAATTTGTGTTAAATCAGCTTCAATAGCTAAAGTACCTTCTAAGTATTTTTGCTTATTAATAAAAATTTAATTGACTATAAAAGATAATCATTGCAAGGGGCTGTTTCGCTATCTGCGCTTCACTAGCCTAAGCAGCATCGTCTTGGCAGTTTACCAATGACTTCTTGTACTATTTATTTCATTCAATTCATCATAAAAGCAGCGAGTTACTTTAAACTAAGATGACTAATAATGCTGGTTTACTCCTTAAACCATCGTCAAAACAAGATTTCGCCAGTCAACTCAAGTTTGCTGCCATTATTACCAGTATTCTTGTGATTTGTTTGGGTTGTGCTTCTGTTTTGGGGTGGATGTTCGAGCTAACTATTTTTAAAAGCATCTTTCCTCAACAAATGACTATGAAAGTAAGTACTGCTCTAGGTTTTATCTTAGGAGGAATTTTGCTTTTACTGTGGCATCAACAACAGAGCCATTCTCGGAAAAATCATCCTTTAATTCTATTTTTGTGGCAGTATTTATTACCAAGTTTTATCCTTCTGTTCAGTCTGCTAACTTTGGGTGAATATGGCTTCAATGTAGATTTGGGAACAGATTGGCTTGCATTCCCAGATCTAGACGATCCTAGTTATCCAATCACTAGAGGAAGGATGACTCCCTATACAGCCTTGAACTTTTTATTGTTTAATTTTGCTTTTTTACTTTTAATTCAAAAATACTATTCTACTGCTCAATTACTGATTATTTTTGTAATAGCGATCGCGACTGTTAATCTAATTGGTCATACCTATAATATTACCATTTTTTACGAAGTCGTTTCTGGGACAGAAATGGCAATTCAGACTGCCCTTAGTTTTATTTTACTAGCTTTTGCTTTTTTAGCTAGTTGTCCCGAACGAGGTTGGCTCAAAGAGATCGCGACACAAGAAGCTGGCGGGTTAATGGCTCGTTGGTTATTCCCGATTTTAATGTTCATTCCACCTTTATCAGGTTGGTTTTTTTGGTGGTGGTTACGAGGCAATTGGGAAAACGTTAGGCTAATTATTGCCCTAAGAATTTTATTGGAGATGGTAATTTTTGGGGTAATTGTTTGGTGGACTGCCAAAAAATTAAATGAATTAGACCGCCAACAACAACAGTTTTCTCAAGCCTTATTAGATACTGAAAAACGATTTCGCGCTATTTTTAATCAAACTTTTCAATTTATTGGCTTACTTGCTCCCGATGGTACACTTTTGGAAGCCAATCAGACTAGCTTAGATTTTGGTGGCATTAGTCTGTCAGAAGTAGTTGGCAAGCCTTTTTGGCAAACCTATTGGTGGCAAATTTCTGAACAAACTCAATTAGATTTGCAAACAGCGATCGCGCGAGCCAGACAAGGAGAATTTGTTCGTTACGAAGTAGATCTTCTTGGTGCCAACAGACAAATCATTACCATCGATTTTTCTCTCCGTCCAGTGATCGATGAAACAGGCGCAGTAATTTTATTAATTCCCGAGGGAAGAGATATCAGCGAACGTAAACAGGCTGAAAAAGCCTTGCAAAAAAGCGAACTAAGATATCGAGCGATCGTGGAAGATCAAACGGAATTGATCTGTCGTTACTTACCAGATTCAACCATCTTGTTTGTCAATGATGCCTACTGTCGTTATTTTGGTTTAGATAAACATACTTTAATTAATCAAAAATATACTCCGGTAATTTATGAAGCAGATCGTCAGCGAATAACTCAACAAGTTGAGTCCCTGAACCCAGATCATCCTAGCACCATGATTGAAAATCGGGTTTGGGCAAAAGGAAAGGTACGCTGGACGCAGTGGAATAACAGGATGATTTTCGATCAACAGGGGAAATTTTTAGAATATCAATCAGTAGGACGAGATATTACGGCACTAAAAGAGGTTGAAGAAAATTTAAGAGAAACGGAAGAACTCTTTCGTCAACTAGCAGAAAATATCAAAGATATCTTTTTTCTCTACTCTGCGAATGGAAAATTAATTTATGTTAGTCCAGCCTATGAAAAAATTCTG includes these proteins:
- a CDS encoding response regulator receiver protein, which encodes MMTTRSKQAEDQISKLRVLIVDDDKDSRDLLLFYLEQIGAKVKSVASAKVALEEVQFFQPEIILSDIFMPEENGFWLINQLKNIERSSNRHLAAIAITAAAKTKDREKILSAGFDAYLSKPFLLDHLAALIAKVVQQNQNNCQKTA
- a CDS encoding signal transduction histidine kinase encodes the protein MTNNAGLLLKPSSKQDFASQLKFAAIITSILVICLGCASVLGWMFELTIFKSIFPQQMTMKVSTALGFILGGILLLLWHQQQSHSRKNHPLILFLWQYLLPSFILLFSLLTLGEYGFNVDLGTDWLAFPDLDDPSYPITRGRMTPYTALNFLLFNFAFLLLIQKYYSTAQLLIIFVIAIATVNLIGHTYNITIFYEVVSGTEMAIQTALSFILLAFAFLASCPERGWLKEIATQEAGGLMARWLFPILMFIPPLSGWFFWWWLRGNWENVRLIIALRILLEMVIFGVIVWWTAKKLNELDRQQQQFSQALLDTEKRFRAIFNQTFQFIGLLAPDGTLLEANQTSLDFGGISLSEVVGKPFWQTYWWQISEQTQLDLQTAIARARQGEFVRYEVDLLGANRQIITIDFSLRPVIDETGAVILLIPEGRDISERKQAEKALQKSELRYRAIVEDQTELICRYLPDSTILFVNDAYCRYFGLDKHTLINQKYTPVIYEADRQRITQQVESLNPDHPSTMIENRVWAKGKVRWTQWNNRMIFDQQGKFLEYQSVGRDITALKEVEENLRETEELFRQLAENIKDIFFLYSANGKLIYVSPAYEKILHLSCSSLYEHPESWLAMVHPNDRPIVQQALAQLNQGDQTYEYRVIALNSQIRWIRTRTFVIRDESGNIYRIAGIGEDVTKQKQAEEKFNALIQELKRSNEALEEFASIVSHDLLSPLHKQQMLRELLVDEYGEILDEQAQEYLDRMAQLNQKMQNLVRGLLAFARVTTQAQPFAPVDLNAVVREVIEEFEAEIAQVNAQIEVGELPTVQGDRLQLEQLFQNLLENALKFRAVDRQPTIKIYQLFNTQTESEPGEACTPRQIVIEDNGIGFEPEESEKIFAPFHRLHSSSKYKGTGLGLAICRKIIERHQGTIIAQSQPQQGASFMIGLPC